A genome region from Alicyclobacillus acidocaldarius subsp. acidocaldarius DSM 446 includes the following:
- the rarD gene encoding EamA family transporter RarD — translation MTDRKGLWYAFLAYAGWGLLPAYWNVFERMSPYELLSYRMVFSALTIWIWVAIARRAQSVAGVMRDGRRARLMALGSLMITVNWLTFIVAVNTGHVVESSLGYYINPIVNVLLGLLLFRERLDGWQWGALVVAMAGVGIMMAAYGQVPWLALALAGSFGLYGVVKKRVDADAVQSLTWETTLALPLAAAYLAATFATHRVTVTQLTSWQMALLVLSGLFTAVPLLLFAMAAKRLSLATLGMVQYISPTLQLVIGLAVDHEAFTRADAIGFACIWMALALYTISLVRNERRHRHRPADRQAVSEAAKG, via the coding sequence GTGACGGATCGCAAAGGGCTGTGGTACGCGTTTTTGGCGTATGCGGGCTGGGGGCTCCTCCCTGCGTATTGGAACGTGTTCGAGCGGATGTCTCCTTATGAGCTCCTGTCGTATCGCATGGTGTTTTCGGCGTTGACCATCTGGATTTGGGTGGCCATCGCGCGCCGCGCGCAAAGCGTGGCGGGCGTGATGCGCGACGGACGCCGGGCGCGGCTCATGGCGCTCGGCTCACTCATGATCACGGTGAACTGGCTGACGTTCATCGTCGCGGTGAACACCGGGCATGTGGTGGAGTCGAGCCTCGGTTATTACATCAACCCCATTGTGAACGTGCTCTTGGGCTTGCTGCTCTTTCGCGAGCGGCTCGACGGGTGGCAGTGGGGGGCGCTCGTCGTCGCGATGGCGGGTGTGGGTATCATGATGGCGGCCTACGGACAGGTGCCCTGGTTGGCGCTCGCGCTCGCCGGATCGTTCGGCCTGTACGGCGTGGTGAAAAAGCGCGTGGACGCAGACGCCGTGCAAAGCCTCACGTGGGAAACGACGCTGGCCCTGCCACTCGCAGCCGCGTATCTTGCCGCGACGTTCGCCACACATCGCGTGACCGTCACTCAGCTCACAAGCTGGCAGATGGCGTTGCTTGTCCTCAGCGGCCTTTTCACGGCCGTGCCGCTGCTTCTGTTCGCCATGGCCGCCAAGCGATTGAGCCTCGCGACCCTCGGCATGGTGCAGTACATCTCCCCAACCCTGCAACTCGTCATTGGCCTCGCGGTCGATCACGAAGCCTTCACGCGGGCCGACGCGATAGGATTTGCGTGCATCTGGATGGCGCTTGCGCTCTACACCATCTCGCTGGTGCGAAACGAGCGGCGACATCGCCATCGTCCGGCGGATCGCCAAGCGGTGAGCGAGGCCGCGAAAGGGTGA
- a CDS encoding enoyl-CoA hydratase-related protein yields MAYLSIHDDGPVRVIRIARDERLNALNLALVDELVAALEAADAEPQVRAVVVTGGEKAFAAGADIAEMADATAVDMKLRDQFRAWDRILGVHKPVIAAVRGFALGGGCELAMACDLVIAGESAKFGQPEVKLGLMPGAGGTQWLARRLGKARALELLWLGEPITAQEAMALGLVNRVVPDDTCVAAAVELGKRLAEMPPVALRCIKEAVYQAMDTTLADGLEAERNLFYLLFATEDAREGMRAFMERRKPSFRGR; encoded by the coding sequence GTGGCGTACCTTTCCATCCACGATGACGGCCCGGTCCGCGTCATCCGCATCGCGCGCGACGAGCGGCTGAACGCGCTCAATCTTGCGCTCGTCGACGAACTGGTGGCGGCATTGGAGGCAGCGGACGCCGAGCCGCAGGTGCGCGCCGTCGTGGTCACAGGTGGTGAAAAGGCGTTTGCGGCCGGCGCGGATATCGCGGAGATGGCGGATGCGACGGCGGTCGACATGAAGCTCCGCGATCAGTTCCGCGCCTGGGATCGGATTCTCGGCGTTCACAAGCCCGTCATCGCGGCCGTGAGAGGCTTTGCGCTGGGCGGCGGTTGCGAACTCGCCATGGCGTGCGATCTCGTCATCGCGGGCGAGAGCGCGAAGTTCGGTCAGCCCGAGGTGAAGCTGGGGCTCATGCCGGGCGCGGGCGGCACGCAGTGGCTGGCGCGTAGGCTCGGCAAGGCCCGGGCTCTTGAGCTTTTGTGGCTCGGCGAGCCCATCACCGCACAGGAGGCCATGGCGCTCGGGCTCGTGAACCGCGTCGTCCCGGATGACACGTGCGTGGCTGCGGCGGTGGAACTTGGCAAGCGCTTGGCCGAGATGCCACCCGTGGCGCTTCGCTGCATCAAGGAAGCGGTGTATCAGGCGATGGACACGACGCTCGCGGACGGCCTTGAGGCGGAGCGAAATCTCTTTTATCTGCTCTTTGCGACGGAAGATGCGCGCGAAGGGATGCGCGCGTTCATGGAACGGCGGAAGCCATCGTTTCGAGGCCGTTAA
- the pdhA gene encoding pyruvate dehydrogenase (acetyl-transferring) E1 component subunit alpha — protein MLAEHDRAERLMEIAKAEGLYEEIHLLKEDGTLAGAVDDIPPEVMVAMYRHMVFARAFDRKAIALQRQGRIGTYAPFEGQEAAQVASAMALAPEDFVFPSYRDHAATMVLGQSPANVLLYWSGRVEGIRSPEGRHILPPSVPIATHVLHAVGAAWASRYRKESAVSIAYFGDGATSEGDFHEALNFAGVFHLPVLFFCQNNGYAISVPFSRQSASRTIAQRAIAYDIVGVRVDGNDAFAVYRAVKEARSRALHGLGPTLIEAVTFRMGAHTTADDPTRYRDQKAVVEAWQKRDPIVRLRLYLESQKLWSESDEAKLQDEVKARVEAAVEEALSIAPPDMEMMFDHVYAEEPWHLAAEREEYRRTREGVSV, from the coding sequence ATGTTGGCCGAACACGATCGGGCAGAGCGGCTCATGGAAATCGCCAAGGCGGAAGGGCTGTACGAGGAGATTCACCTCCTGAAGGAGGACGGCACGCTGGCGGGTGCGGTGGACGACATCCCGCCGGAGGTCATGGTGGCGATGTACCGCCACATGGTGTTCGCCCGCGCGTTTGACCGGAAGGCCATCGCGCTTCAGCGGCAGGGGCGGATTGGCACTTACGCGCCGTTCGAGGGCCAGGAGGCCGCGCAGGTGGCGAGCGCCATGGCGCTCGCGCCGGAGGACTTCGTGTTCCCGTCGTATCGCGATCACGCCGCCACGATGGTGCTCGGGCAGTCGCCCGCGAACGTGCTTCTCTACTGGTCGGGGCGCGTGGAGGGCATCCGGAGCCCGGAGGGCAGGCATATCCTCCCACCCAGCGTGCCGATTGCGACGCACGTGTTGCACGCCGTTGGTGCCGCCTGGGCCAGCCGGTATCGCAAGGAGAGCGCGGTCAGTATCGCGTACTTCGGCGACGGCGCGACGAGCGAAGGCGACTTTCACGAGGCGCTGAATTTCGCAGGCGTCTTCCACCTGCCGGTCCTTTTCTTCTGCCAAAATAACGGGTACGCCATCAGCGTGCCGTTCTCTCGCCAGTCCGCATCTCGCACCATCGCGCAGCGGGCGATTGCGTACGACATCGTGGGCGTGCGCGTGGACGGCAACGACGCGTTCGCGGTGTACCGCGCCGTGAAGGAGGCCAGGTCGCGCGCGCTCCACGGCCTCGGGCCGACGCTCATCGAGGCGGTGACCTTCCGCATGGGCGCCCACACCACAGCGGACGATCCGACGCGCTACCGCGATCAGAAGGCGGTCGTGGAAGCGTGGCAGAAACGGGATCCGATTGTGCGCCTGCGCCTGTACCTCGAGTCGCAAAAGCTTTGGTCGGAATCCGACGAGGCGAAGCTCCAGGATGAGGTGAAGGCGCGGGTGGAGGCGGCTGTGGAGGAGGCGCTCTCCATCGCGCCGCCCGACATGGAGATGATGTTCGATCACGTTTACGCGGAAGAGCCCTGGCACCTCGCCGCCGAGCGCGAGGAGTACCGCAGGACCCGCGAGGGGGTATCCGTATGA
- a CDS encoding ABC transporter ATP-binding protein, with the protein MFQVLWKLRHFFWEERKRYGIAVGLLLFLNVIDVIPPYLVGRSIDLMSQHGMTLRALAELVGALLLTIVVSYVCGVTWQYQLYSGARTLELSLRRRLMEHFLKMTPRFFEQNRTGDLMARSTNDLNAVMQTAGFGILTLIDSTTYSTTILVTMAVLDGWKLTLFSLVPMPFIALAMTKFGQILHDRFERAQDAFGDMNDRVLETVAGIRVVRAYAQEQNEERRFAETMADVYRKNIAVAKIDALFDPTISLLVGVTYLIGLGYGTYLVFQSQLTVGQLTSFNVYLGMLIWPMLAFGQLINIMQRGNASLDRVNETLAYEPDVVDADGAAEVARIDEIRFEGYSFRYPSSERDNLVDIDLVIRRGQTLGIVGRTGSGKSTLVKQLLREYPVGHRGRLLVNGLPIQDVRIDALHRLIGYVPQNPMLFSRSVRDNVRFAKHDATDEEVVRALHLAGFAEDIPRLPDGLDTLVGERGISLSGGQKQRIALARALILDPDLLILDDAMSAVDARTEAHILRSIRRVRQGRTTLIVSHRMSAVQHADYIVVLDDGRIAEAGTFQDLMRLGGWYAKQYLHQQAFGEASDDLAEDAEAPEEGAPGAAQPSLTGADRGDVR; encoded by the coding sequence GTGTTTCAAGTGCTGTGGAAACTTCGCCATTTCTTCTGGGAGGAACGAAAGCGATACGGGATCGCCGTCGGGCTCTTGCTGTTCCTCAATGTCATCGACGTGATTCCGCCCTACCTCGTCGGCCGATCCATCGACCTCATGAGCCAGCACGGCATGACGCTCAGGGCGCTCGCCGAGCTCGTGGGCGCCTTGCTCCTGACCATTGTCGTGTCGTACGTGTGCGGCGTGACGTGGCAATATCAGCTCTATTCCGGCGCCCGGACGCTGGAGCTGTCACTGCGCCGTCGGCTCATGGAGCACTTTCTCAAGATGACGCCGCGCTTCTTTGAGCAGAACCGCACGGGCGACCTCATGGCGCGATCGACCAATGACCTGAACGCGGTCATGCAAACGGCCGGATTCGGCATCCTGACGCTCATCGACTCGACGACGTACTCGACGACCATCCTCGTCACCATGGCCGTGCTCGACGGTTGGAAGCTGACCTTGTTCTCGCTCGTGCCCATGCCGTTCATCGCGCTCGCCATGACGAAATTCGGCCAGATCCTGCACGACCGGTTCGAGCGGGCGCAGGATGCCTTCGGGGATATGAACGATCGCGTCCTGGAGACGGTCGCCGGCATTCGCGTGGTGCGCGCCTACGCGCAGGAGCAGAACGAGGAGCGCCGCTTCGCTGAGACGATGGCGGACGTGTATCGGAAGAACATTGCCGTCGCGAAGATCGACGCCCTGTTCGATCCGACCATCAGCCTCCTCGTCGGCGTGACGTACCTCATCGGCCTGGGCTACGGCACGTACCTCGTCTTCCAGAGCCAGCTCACCGTGGGTCAGCTCACGTCGTTCAACGTCTACCTGGGCATGCTGATCTGGCCTATGCTCGCGTTTGGGCAGCTCATCAACATCATGCAGCGCGGCAACGCGTCCTTGGATCGCGTGAACGAGACGCTCGCGTACGAGCCCGACGTGGTGGACGCGGACGGGGCGGCGGAGGTGGCGCGCATCGACGAGATCCGCTTCGAAGGCTACTCGTTCCGCTACCCGTCGTCCGAGCGGGACAACCTGGTGGACATCGATCTCGTCATTCGCCGCGGCCAGACCCTCGGCATCGTGGGCAGGACGGGCAGCGGCAAGTCGACGCTCGTCAAGCAACTTCTGCGCGAGTATCCCGTGGGGCATCGCGGCCGCCTGTTGGTGAACGGCCTACCCATTCAGGACGTCCGAATCGACGCGCTCCATCGGCTGATCGGCTATGTCCCGCAGAACCCGATGCTGTTCTCGCGCAGCGTGCGGGACAATGTCCGCTTTGCCAAGCACGACGCGACGGACGAAGAGGTCGTTCGCGCGCTTCATCTCGCCGGATTTGCGGAGGACATTCCGCGGCTCCCGGACGGGCTCGACACGCTCGTCGGCGAACGGGGCATTTCGCTGTCCGGCGGGCAGAAGCAGCGAATCGCGCTCGCCCGCGCGCTCATTCTGGATCCCGATCTTCTCATTCTGGACGACGCGATGTCGGCCGTGGACGCGCGAACGGAGGCGCACATCCTGCGCTCCATCCGCCGCGTGAGGCAGGGGCGCACCACGCTCATCGTCAGCCACCGCATGTCGGCCGTTCAGCACGCGGACTACATCGTGGTGCTGGATGACGGGCGGATCGCAGAAGCGGGCACGTTTCAGGACCTCATGCGGCTCGGGGGTTGGTACGCCAAGCAGTACCTGCATCAGCAGGCGTTTGGCGAAGCCTCGGACGATCTCGCCGAAGACGCGGAGGCACCTGAAGAGGGCGCGCCAGGCGCGGCGCAACCGTCACTCACCGGGGCGGATAGGGGGGATGTGCGATGA
- a CDS encoding putative holin-like toxin, which translates to MTVADALSLLIQFGSFVMTCLSLVVALVLALTRK; encoded by the coding sequence ATGACGGTGGCGGATGCGCTGTCACTTCTGATTCAGTTTGGATCGTTCGTGATGACGTGTCTGTCGCTGGTTGTCGCCTTGGTTCTTGCCTTGACGCGCAAGTGA
- a CDS encoding dihydrolipoamide acetyltransferase family protein, with product MEFKLADIGEGIHEGEILRWLVKEGDQVEQDAPLVEVQTDKVTAELPSPVAGVIERIMAREGQVVPVGTVLAVIREAGAKAAAAASGAPGAQASLQEKPAAQAHSEAQPGREAAAPQASGAAHRGGRRRALATPHVRALARKLGVDIDEIDGTGPVGRVTEEDVRRFAEGGREPAVEPARAHAEHAAEAQPTAALRVATPAASGEPVEQVPLRGLRRRIAEHMVQAKRIIPHATHIDEVEMDGIEALRERLRPYAEARGVKLTSLAFFVKAVAIALKEFPYVNASVDEAQENVLLRRYYHIGIAVDTEQGLIVPVVKHADEKSVFEIAREVSDLARRARENRLSLDEVTGSTFTISNAGALGGLYATPIINYPESAILGIHKMEPRPVVRNNEIVIRNIAHVSLSFDHRIIDGGMAIRFTNRVRELLEEPDRLWAELR from the coding sequence ATGGAGTTTAAACTGGCAGACATCGGCGAGGGCATTCACGAGGGCGAGATTCTGCGCTGGTTGGTAAAGGAAGGCGACCAGGTGGAGCAGGATGCGCCGCTCGTGGAGGTGCAGACGGACAAGGTGACGGCGGAGCTGCCGTCTCCAGTGGCGGGCGTGATCGAGCGCATTATGGCGCGCGAGGGGCAGGTGGTGCCCGTGGGCACGGTGCTCGCGGTCATCCGAGAGGCTGGAGCCAAAGCGGCGGCTGCGGCGTCTGGTGCGCCCGGCGCGCAGGCATCCCTGCAGGAGAAGCCCGCGGCGCAGGCACACAGTGAAGCGCAGCCTGGGCGCGAGGCTGCCGCACCCCAGGCGAGCGGAGCCGCGCATAGAGGGGGCAGGCGGCGGGCGCTTGCCACGCCGCACGTGCGCGCCTTGGCTCGGAAGCTCGGGGTGGACATCGACGAGATCGACGGGACGGGCCCGGTCGGCCGGGTAACAGAGGAGGACGTGCGCCGCTTTGCGGAGGGCGGGCGCGAGCCTGCGGTGGAACCGGCCCGGGCACACGCCGAGCATGCGGCGGAAGCTCAGCCGACAGCCGCATTGCGAGTCGCAACGCCCGCGGCGTCTGGCGAGCCCGTGGAACAGGTGCCGCTGCGTGGGCTCAGGCGGCGGATCGCGGAACACATGGTGCAGGCCAAGCGCATCATCCCGCACGCGACGCACATCGACGAGGTGGAGATGGATGGCATCGAGGCGCTCCGCGAGCGGCTGCGTCCGTACGCCGAGGCGCGCGGCGTGAAACTCACGTCGCTCGCGTTCTTCGTCAAGGCGGTGGCCATCGCGCTCAAGGAGTTCCCGTACGTCAACGCGTCGGTGGACGAGGCGCAGGAGAATGTGCTTCTCAGGCGCTATTATCACATCGGCATCGCGGTCGACACGGAGCAGGGGCTCATCGTGCCCGTGGTGAAGCACGCGGATGAGAAGTCGGTCTTCGAAATCGCGCGCGAGGTGTCCGATCTCGCCCGGCGGGCGCGGGAGAACCGCCTGTCGCTCGACGAGGTGACGGGCAGCACGTTCACCATCTCGAACGCCGGCGCGCTCGGCGGGCTGTACGCGACGCCCATCATCAACTATCCCGAGTCGGCGATTCTCGGGATTCACAAGATGGAGCCGCGCCCCGTGGTGCGCAACAACGAGATTGTCATCCGCAACATTGCCCACGTGTCCCTCTCGTTCGATCACCGCATCATCGACGGCGGCATGGCCATCCGCTTCACCAACCGCGTGCGCGAACTGTTGGAGGAGCCGGATCGGCTGTGGGCGGAACTTCGGTAG
- a CDS encoding zinc-dependent alcohol dehydrogenase family protein, with protein MKGTVIHAPWDVRYEDREDPRIEEPTDAIIRTVATCVCGSDLWTYRGLNPIEKPIPMGHEYVGIVEEVGPDVRHVKPGQFVIGAFFATDGTCPICQAGYPSSCVNRRSIPGAQAPYVRIPWADGTLVPTPGMPDRALIPSLLTLSDVMGTGWFAADAAEVRPGKTAVIVGDGAVGLCAVIAAKQMGASRIIVMSRHEKRQALAKEFGATDIVEERGEEGVKRILDMTDGLGAESVLECVGTNESMMQAIQCTRPGGHMSFVGVPHGVSLDGRLLFYKQIHLHGGPAPVRRYLPDLIQLVWEGKIQPGKVFDLELPLEQVAEGYRAMHERRAIKALLWPDA; from the coding sequence ATGAAAGGTACCGTGATCCACGCTCCGTGGGACGTCCGCTACGAAGATCGAGAAGACCCGCGGATTGAGGAACCCACCGACGCCATCATTCGTACCGTCGCCACCTGCGTGTGTGGTTCCGATCTCTGGACGTACCGCGGCCTGAACCCCATTGAGAAACCCATCCCCATGGGACATGAATACGTCGGCATCGTAGAAGAGGTCGGCCCGGACGTCCGCCACGTGAAGCCGGGACAATTTGTGATTGGAGCGTTTTTCGCGACCGACGGCACGTGCCCCATCTGCCAAGCGGGATACCCGTCCTCGTGCGTCAATCGGCGCAGCATCCCCGGCGCGCAGGCGCCTTACGTGCGCATCCCTTGGGCAGACGGCACCCTCGTGCCCACCCCGGGCATGCCGGATCGCGCCCTCATTCCAAGCCTCCTCACGCTCTCGGACGTGATGGGCACAGGCTGGTTTGCCGCGGACGCTGCGGAGGTGCGGCCGGGCAAGACCGCGGTGATTGTGGGCGACGGCGCTGTGGGACTCTGCGCCGTGATCGCGGCCAAGCAGATGGGCGCCTCGCGGATCATCGTGATGAGCCGGCACGAGAAGAGACAGGCCCTGGCGAAGGAATTTGGCGCCACGGACATTGTCGAGGAGCGCGGCGAAGAAGGGGTCAAGCGCATCCTGGACATGACGGACGGCCTCGGCGCGGAGTCGGTGCTCGAGTGCGTCGGCACAAACGAATCCATGATGCAGGCCATCCAGTGCACGCGCCCGGGCGGGCACATGAGCTTCGTCGGCGTGCCGCACGGCGTGTCCTTGGACGGACGGCTGCTGTTTTACAAACAGATTCACCTGCATGGAGGTCCGGCGCCGGTCCGCCGATACTTGCCGGATCTCATCCAGTTGGTCTGGGAGGGGAAGATTCAGCCCGGGAAAGTGTTCGATCTCGAACTGCCGCTTGAACAGGTGGCGGAAGGCTATCGAGCGATGCACGAGCGCCGCGCCATCAAGGCCCTGTTGTGGCCAGACGCGTGA
- the hisC gene encoding histidinol-phosphate transaminase, with protein sequence MLTIVKQALALVKPEVSSVGTGSISARGSLAHVGRYVPGKPIEEVQRKLGLSSVIKLASNENAYGCSPKAMAAVAEEMARAALYPESSSPALAQKLSAKLGVREDQLLFGNGSDEIIGLLTRAFLEAGDEVVMADPTFTRYEQNVVIEGGVAVKVPCRDGVHDLDAMLGAITARTKLVFVCNPNNPTGTTVGKDALRHFIEQVPDGVMVVVDEAYYEYVTSDDYLQTLPLLDAHPNLVVLRTFSKIYGLAGLRIGYAALHPDVASVLHKVRGPFNTSRLAQVAALASLDDPDFVAMCREQNAKERDRVARALSDMGLRVYPSQTNFLLFEVPGSGAAVAERLLRQGVIVRAGEGLGAPGTVRVSLGTPEENDAFLRALTHSIE encoded by the coding sequence ATGCTTACGATAGTCAAGCAAGCGCTTGCTTTGGTCAAACCGGAGGTGTCGTCGGTGGGGACGGGGTCCATTTCGGCGCGCGGCTCGCTTGCACACGTCGGCCGCTACGTACCCGGCAAGCCGATCGAGGAGGTTCAGCGCAAACTCGGCCTGTCAAGCGTAATCAAATTGGCTTCCAATGAAAACGCTTACGGATGTTCGCCGAAAGCCATGGCGGCCGTGGCGGAGGAAATGGCTCGAGCGGCGCTGTATCCCGAGTCATCTTCGCCCGCGCTCGCGCAAAAGCTTTCCGCGAAGCTCGGCGTGCGCGAGGATCAGTTGCTGTTTGGCAACGGCTCTGACGAGATCATCGGCCTGTTGACGCGCGCGTTTCTTGAGGCAGGCGACGAGGTGGTCATGGCCGATCCCACGTTCACGCGCTACGAACAAAACGTCGTCATTGAGGGCGGCGTGGCAGTCAAGGTGCCGTGTCGAGACGGGGTGCACGATCTCGACGCCATGCTCGGCGCCATCACGGCGAGGACCAAGCTCGTGTTTGTGTGCAACCCCAACAATCCGACGGGCACGACGGTCGGCAAAGACGCCTTGCGTCACTTCATTGAGCAGGTGCCCGACGGCGTGATGGTGGTCGTGGACGAGGCGTATTACGAGTACGTGACCTCGGATGACTACTTGCAGACGCTTCCGCTGCTCGACGCGCATCCGAATCTCGTCGTCCTGCGCACGTTCAGCAAAATCTATGGACTCGCGGGGCTCCGCATCGGTTACGCCGCGCTGCACCCGGACGTGGCCTCCGTACTACACAAGGTAAGAGGGCCTTTCAACACGAGCCGGTTGGCGCAGGTGGCCGCGCTCGCGTCCCTCGACGATCCGGACTTCGTCGCGATGTGCCGCGAGCAAAACGCCAAAGAGCGGGATCGCGTCGCGCGGGCGCTTTCCGATATGGGCCTTCGCGTGTATCCGTCGCAGACCAACTTTCTTCTGTTTGAAGTACCCGGATCGGGCGCGGCGGTCGCCGAGCGCCTGCTGCGCCAGGGCGTGATCGTCCGAGCTGGGGAAGGGCTCGGCGCCCCGGGGACGGTGCGGGTCTCGCTGGGAACGCCTGAGGAGAACGACGCATTTCTTCGCGCTTTGACACATTCAATCGAATAA
- a CDS encoding MFS transporter has translation MPMTLQAVFRSAMLDITPLRTSPAFLRLWIGSGISTLGGTMTPFAVMLQVYRATHSTLDVGLTGLASVLPGALFVLLGGSVGDRVDRRKLALLATSGQMLVSALLAVQALIAWSALWLIYALLCAQSVLGAINAPARRTFVPRLLPKEQVRAGQTLNTLAIRFGEVAGPSLAGVIASFAGLGWCYACDAATFLAALYAIYRLPPMLPEANAKQRSMLDGVMEGLRFLGRSRALLGAMLADLSVTVLGVPTALLPALVSERFGGRPETLGLMMGATGIGGLVILALSGPVRHIRSEGKAILVACAAWAIAAGGLGLAPFVWLCVALLGLMGAADSILVVMRSTLIQQGTPDGLRGRISSVDYLVGTGGPQLGNLRAGLVGSLLPPGASIAVGGLSTLAAILCVGWFVPELRRAQAEEGVGASD, from the coding sequence ATGCCCATGACGCTTCAAGCCGTGTTCCGCTCGGCGATGTTGGACATCACGCCGCTTCGCACGTCTCCCGCGTTTTTGCGGCTCTGGATTGGCAGCGGGATCTCGACGCTCGGGGGCACCATGACGCCCTTCGCGGTCATGCTGCAGGTGTATCGAGCCACGCACAGCACCCTCGATGTCGGGCTGACCGGCCTCGCCAGCGTGCTGCCGGGTGCGCTGTTCGTGCTCCTCGGCGGAAGCGTGGGCGATCGCGTCGATCGCCGCAAGCTCGCCCTTCTCGCCACAAGCGGGCAGATGCTCGTGTCGGCGCTCCTCGCTGTGCAGGCGCTCATCGCGTGGTCCGCGCTCTGGCTCATCTACGCGCTGTTGTGCGCGCAGTCGGTGCTCGGAGCCATCAACGCCCCAGCGCGCCGGACGTTTGTGCCGCGCCTTCTGCCCAAGGAGCAGGTCAGAGCGGGGCAGACGCTGAACACCTTGGCCATTCGCTTCGGGGAGGTCGCTGGGCCATCGCTTGCGGGCGTGATCGCCAGTTTCGCCGGGCTCGGGTGGTGTTACGCCTGCGACGCGGCGACCTTTCTCGCGGCACTCTATGCCATCTATCGTTTGCCACCCATGTTGCCAGAGGCCAATGCCAAGCAGCGGAGCATGTTGGACGGCGTGATGGAGGGACTGCGCTTCTTGGGGCGATCGCGCGCCCTTCTCGGCGCCATGTTAGCTGACCTCAGCGTCACCGTGCTTGGCGTGCCCACCGCGCTCCTGCCGGCGCTCGTGAGCGAGCGCTTTGGTGGCCGGCCGGAGACGCTCGGCCTGATGATGGGCGCCACCGGCATCGGCGGCTTGGTCATCCTTGCCCTGTCGGGCCCTGTGCGCCACATTCGGTCCGAAGGCAAAGCGATTCTGGTCGCCTGTGCTGCCTGGGCCATAGCCGCAGGGGGTCTCGGGCTCGCCCCCTTCGTCTGGCTCTGCGTGGCCCTTCTCGGGCTGATGGGCGCGGCAGACTCCATCCTCGTGGTGATGCGCTCGACGCTCATCCAGCAAGGGACGCCGGACGGCCTGCGCGGACGCATTTCCAGCGTGGATTACCTGGTGGGGACGGGCGGTCCGCAGCTCGGCAATCTCCGCGCAGGGCTCGTGGGGAGCCTGCTCCCGCCCGGAGCGTCCATCGCCGTCGGCGGACTTTCCACGCTCGCCGCCATCCTTTGCGTCGGCTGGTTCGTCCCTGAGTTGCGAAGGGCGCAGGCGGAAGAGGGTGTGGGGGCTTCAGACTAG
- a CDS encoding alpha-ketoacid dehydrogenase subunit beta — translation MSRMLNLVQAINEALDLKLADDPRVVLLGEDIGKNGGVFRATDGLLEKYGEERVIDTPLAESAIIGTSIGMAVNGLIPVPEIQFLAFIFPALDQLFSHVARMRYRSQGQFPVPMTIRTPYGAGIHGPELHAESVESFFAHTPGLKVVVPSGPYDAKGLLISAIEDPDPVVFLEPTKLYRAFREEVPEGLYRVPIGKAKRVREGEDVSVFAWGSMLHTALKVAEAIERERGWTCDVIDLRTLYPLDRDAIVESVQKTGRAVVVHEAHKTAGLGAEIVSLINEEALLYLRAPIKRIAGFDVPVPFFALEDEYMPTEARIRAGIEETITF, via the coding sequence ATGAGCAGGATGTTGAACCTGGTCCAAGCCATCAACGAAGCGCTCGATCTCAAGCTCGCGGACGATCCGCGCGTCGTGCTCCTCGGCGAGGACATCGGGAAAAACGGCGGAGTGTTTCGCGCGACCGATGGCCTTCTCGAGAAGTACGGCGAGGAGCGCGTGATCGACACGCCGCTCGCGGAGTCGGCGATCATCGGCACCTCCATCGGGATGGCGGTCAACGGCCTCATCCCGGTGCCGGAGATTCAGTTTTTGGCGTTCATCTTCCCTGCGCTGGATCAGCTGTTCTCGCACGTAGCTCGCATGCGCTACCGGTCGCAGGGGCAGTTTCCAGTGCCGATGACCATCCGAACGCCGTACGGCGCGGGCATTCACGGTCCGGAACTCCACGCCGAGAGCGTGGAGAGTTTCTTCGCGCACACCCCGGGGCTGAAGGTGGTCGTCCCGAGCGGTCCGTACGACGCCAAAGGGCTGCTCATCTCGGCCATTGAAGATCCCGATCCGGTGGTGTTCTTGGAGCCCACCAAGCTGTACCGGGCGTTCCGCGAAGAGGTGCCCGAAGGGCTGTACCGGGTGCCCATCGGCAAGGCCAAGCGGGTGCGCGAAGGCGAGGACGTGTCGGTGTTCGCGTGGGGCTCGATGCTGCACACGGCGCTCAAGGTGGCGGAGGCCATCGAGCGCGAGCGGGGCTGGACGTGCGACGTGATCGACCTCCGCACGCTGTATCCGCTCGATCGCGACGCCATCGTGGAATCGGTGCAGAAGACCGGGCGCGCGGTGGTGGTGCACGAGGCGCACAAGACGGCGGGGCTTGGGGCCGAGATTGTGTCGCTGATCAACGAGGAGGCGCTTCTCTACCTTCGAGCGCCCATCAAGCGGATTGCTGGGTTCGATGTGCCGGTGCCGTTCTTCGCACTGGAGGACGAGTACATGCCGACCGAAGCGCGCATTCGCGCGGGGATTGAAGAGACCATCACGTTCTGA